In Aspergillus luchuensis IFO 4308 DNA, chromosome 1, nearly complete sequence, the following are encoded in one genomic region:
- the PKH3 gene encoding PDPK1 family serine/threonine-protein kinase (COG:T;~EggNog:ENOG410PGTT;~InterPro:IPR017441,IPR008271,IPR039046,IPR000719, IPR011009;~PFAM:PF07714,PF00069;~go_function: GO:0004672 - protein kinase activity [Evidence IEA];~go_function: GO:0004674 - protein serine/threonine kinase activity [Evidence IEA];~go_function: GO:0005524 - ATP binding [Evidence IEA];~go_process: GO:0006468 - protein phosphorylation [Evidence IEA]): MDGDLSLSQSLGGLRIANPDDSSLHSSEDAATTPAASAADVTEPELVREPTIVSERPASSLSTTPPRPSAPASTTDLQDTLTSPSVEPAIKPRDNRSSLYNPYSDLPQQTSPQYTPYASSSQSHPAPQSSRPMSAFYANGSTSTLAAAREGSYRIRTDSAASSASESQARAESRGGSAAFQAGVPVRDNNHNDRSYRTAQLPPTNGPMIMRQTSRAHARGGATPQMGGSPYAMENGPGASSEDWQDRGAAVAVRQEIDANGKPVARYIKKGVRDFSFAHTLGEGSYSTVVLGTDRQTLKEYAIKILDKRHIIKEKKVKYVNIEKDTLNRLTEHPGIVRLYYTFQDERSLYFVLDLCKGGELLGVLKRMTTFDEECTRFYGAQILDTIDYMHKRGVIHRDLKPENVLLDSQMHIKITDFGTAKILKSQRKPQNSSGMPPLDSTEIPEDERASSFVGTAEYVSPELLTDKNACKASDLWAFGCIIFQLLAGRPPFKAGNEYQTFQKIVALDYDFPTGFPAVARDLVERLLVLDPARRLPIEHIKNHEFFQGITWGPDLWKRKAPRLKAYVPPPREPIKLNGGGGGGEGYASSANPAASSTNVSSRVVPRLVTELPPPSQLDIEWSPVLTKTNERILKLGNLVVLSSPAAHSPVSKHGGEYEAPRKFSRFFGGSTTKKRQRLVMVTSSGRIIMAASGGDEKKAKLELSLLTPGTSYRTSTDSKGFSCWVVDTRDKHFVFEDPKPSSSNMGATAVSAQEWLDSLDRAREMALSQQGNGSYSDDAFRDLSSGLSSHANTLDRSSEIQNESAPAGRATLVKHQNTDTESVKGKKRFSRRHSKNGLAAVF; encoded by the exons ATGGATGGGGATCTCAGCCTATCCCAATCGTTAGGGGGGCTCCGCATCGCAAATCCCGATGATTCTTCCTTACATTCGTCCGAAGATGCTGCAACAACGCCCGCTGCCAGTGCTGCAGATGTAACGGAACCCGAGCTGGTGCGCGAACCTACCATCGTCTCCGAACGACCGGCCAGTTCTCTATCGACAACTCCCCCCCGACCGTCTGCTCCTGCCTCCACGACAGATCTGCAAGACACCCTCACCTCCCCCTCAGTCGAGCCCGCAATCAAGCCGCGAGACAACCGGAGCTCCCTCTACAATCCCTACTCTGACCTCCCGCAGCAGACGAGTCCTCAATACACTCCTTACGCGTCGTCCTCACAATCACACCCTGCTCCGCAGTCCTCCCGGCCTATGTCCGCCTTCTACGCGAACGGATCCACATCAACACTGGCAGCTGCTCGGGAGGGTTCCTATCGTATTCGTACCGATTCCGcggcctcctccgcctccgaaAGTCAAGCACGTGCGGAATCTCGCGGTGGTTCCGCGGCTTTTCAGGCCGGTGTTCCCGTCCGCGACAATAACCACAATGATCGCTCATATCGAACCGCCCAGTTGCCGCCAACCAACGGTCCCATGATCATGCGTCAAACTTCCAGGGCTCACGCGCGGGGTGGAGCGACGCCACAGATGGGAGGCTCTCCGTATGCCATGGAGAATGGCCCCGGTGCGAGCAGCGAGGACTGGCAGGACCGTGGTGCAGCGGTCGCCGTGAGGCAAGAGATTGACGCCAACGGCAAGCCGGTTGCGCGTTACATCAAGAAGGGCGTCCGggacttttcttttgctcACACACTGGGCGAGGGCTCGTACAGTACCGTCGTCCTGGGAACCGACCGGCAAACTCTGAAGGAGTATGCCATCAAGATTCTGGATAAGCGACacatcatcaaggagaagaaggtgaaatACGTGAACATCGAGAAGGACACCCTCAACCGGCTTACCGAACACCCGGGCATTGTCCGACTATATTACACGTTTCAGGATGAGCGCTCGTTATATTTTGTGCTGGATCTCTGCAAAGGAGGCGAGTTGCTGGGCGTGTTGAAGCGCATGACCACCTTCGACGAGGAGTGTACACGGTTCTATGGTGCTCAGATTCTAGACACAATAGACTACATGCATAAACGCGGTGTGATTCACCGGGATCTCAAGCCGGAAAACGTTCTCCTCGACAGTCAGATGCACATCAAAATCACCGATTTCGGAACAGCCAAGATCCTCAAGAGTCAACGGAAACCGCAGAACTCCAGCGGGATGCCCCCGCTAGACTCTACCGAAATCCCGGAGGACGAACGAGCCAGCTCGTTCGTGGGCACAGCAGAATATGTAAGCCCGGAACTTCTGACGGATAAGAATGCCTGCAAGGCCAGCGATCTCTGGGCCTTTGGCTGCATCATTTTCCAGCTTTTAGCGGGTCGGCCTCCCTTCAAAGCCGGGAACGAATATCAGACGTTTCAGAAGATCGTTGCGCTCGATTACGACTTCCCTACCGGCTTCCCTGCCGTCGCCCGCGATCTCGTTGAACGCCTTCTTGTTTTGGATCCAGCCCGTCGTTTGCCCATCGAGCATATCAAGAACCATGAGTTCTTCCAGGGAATTACATGGGGCCCGGATTTATGGAAGCGCAAGGCGCCTCGTCTGAAGGCGTATGTTCCACCGCCGCGTGAGCCGATCAAGCTGaacggcggcggtggtggtggtgaaggctATGCCTCCAGCGCTAACCCGGCTGCCTCGAGCACTAATGTCAGTTCACGTGTGGTGCCCCGACTGGTAACCGAACTACCACCTCCCAGTCAACTGGACATCGAATGGTCCCCAGTCTTGACCAAAACCAACGAGCGAATTTTGAAACTCGGTAACCTGGTGGTTCTATCATCCCCAGCAGCCCACAGTCCCGTCTCGAAACATGGGGGCGAGTACGAAGCACCCCGGAAATTCTCCCGCTTCTTTGgcggcagcaccaccaagaaGCGGCAGCGCTTGGTGATGGTTACTTCATCTGGgcgcatcatcatggctgcatCTGGaggggacgagaagaaggcgaaaCTGGAGCTTTCCCTCCTGACCCCAGGCACGTCATATCGAACGTCGACGGATTCCAAGGGATTCTCGTGCTGGGTGGTGGATACG CGCGACAAACACTTTGTCTTTGAGGATCCGAAGCCCTCGTCCAGCAACATGGGCGCCACCGCCGTATCGGCCCAGGAGTGGCTCGATAGCCTAGACCGCGCGCGGGAAATGGCCCTGTCTCAGCAGGGCAACGGCTCTTATTCTGATGACGCCTTCCGCGATCTGTCCTCCGGACTGTCGAGCCATGCCAATACTCTTGACCGCAGCTCTGAGATTCAGAACGAGAGTGCTCCCGCGGGACGAGCCACATTGGTCAAGCACCAGAACACAGACACAGAGTCCGTCAAAGGCAAGAAGCGATTCAGTCGCCGTCACTCCAAGAATGGTCTGGCAGCAGTCTTCTAA
- a CDS encoding protoporphyrinogen/coproporphyrinogen oxidase (COG:H;~EggNog:ENOG410PHSQ;~InterPro:IPR036188;~PFAM:PF01593,PF13450), producing MLSLARRTLNRVPSFQDILQGRMTHPDISVDVLVIGAGPTGLGAAKRLNQIDGPSWLIVDSNETPGGLASTDVTPEGFLFDVGGHVIFSHYKYFDDCINEALPKDDDWYTHQRISYVRCQGQWVPYPFQNNISMLPKHEQVRCIDGLIDAALEARVANTKPQNFDEWIVRQMGVGIADLFMRPYNFKVWAVPTTKMQCAWLGERVAAPNVKAVTTNVILNKTAGNWGPNATFRFPARGGTGGIWIAVADTLPKEKTRFGEKGKVVKVNANNKTVTLGDGTTVGYKKLVSTMAVDFLAEQIGDQELVGLTKQLFYSSTHVIGVGIRGTRPERIGDKCWLYFPEDNCPFYRATIFSNYSPHNQPEGSKKLPTLQLADGSKPQSTEAQEGPYWSIMLEVSESSMKPVNHETLLADCIQGLVNTEMLKPTDEIVSTYHRRFDHGYPTPSLEREGALTQILPRLQEKDIWTRGRFGSWRYEVGNQDHSFMLGVEAVDNIVNGAVELTLNYPDFVNGRQNTERRLVDGAQVFAKSQAQ from the exons ATGCTCAGCCTCGCCCGCAGGACTTTGAACCGTGTCCCCAGCTTTCAGGATATTCTACAAGGCAGGATGACCCACCCCGATAT CTCCGTCGACGTTCTCGTCATTGGTGCCGGCCCTACTGGTCTCGGTGCCGCGAAGCGTCTTAACCAGATT GATGGCCCCTCTTGGTTGATCGTTGACAGCAACGAGACCCCTGGTGGTCTTGCTTCCACCGATGTGACCCCCGAAGGCTTC CTCTTCGATGTTGGTGGTCACgtcatcttctcccactACAAGTACTTTGACGACTGCATCAACGAGGCTCTCCCCAAGGATGACGACTGGTACACCCACCAGCGTATCTCCTACGTCCGCTGCCAGGGCCAATGGGTTCCCTACCCCTTCCAGAACAACATCTCCATGCTTCCCAAGCATGAGCAGGTCCGCTGTATCGATGGCCTGATCGACGCTGCCCTCGAGGCTCGTGTCGCCAACACCAAGCCCCAGAACTTCGATGAGTGGATTGTTCGCCAGATGGGTGTCGGTATCGCCGACCTCTTCATGAGACCCTACAACTTCAAGGTTTGGGCTGTGCCTACGACCAAG ATGCAATGTGCCTGGTTGGGTGAGCGTGTCGCTGCCCCTAACGTCAAGGCCGTGACGACCAACGTTATCCTTAACAAGACCGCTGGTAACTGGGGTCCTAACGCTACTTTCCGTTTCCCCGCCCGTGGTGGTACCGGTGGTATCTGGATCGCTGTCGCCGACACTCTCCCCAAGGAGAAGACTCGCTTCGGTGAGAAGGGCAAGGTCGTCAAGGTCAATGCCAACAACAAGACTGTCACCCTGGGTGATGGCACCACTGTCGGCTACAAGAAGCTCGTCTCCACCATGGCTGTCGACTTCCTCGCTGAGCAGATCGGCGACCAGGAGCTCGTTGGACTCACCAAGCAGCTCTTCTACTCCTCCACTCACGTCATTGGTGTCGGTATCCGTGGTACCCGCCCCGAGAGAATCGGTGACAAGTGCTGG CTCTACTTCCCCGAGGACAACTGCCCCTTCTACCGtgccaccatcttctccaactacTCCCCCCACAACCAGCCCGAGGGCTCCAAGAAGCTTCCCACTCTGCAGCTTGCGGATGGCTCCAAGCCCCAGAGCACTGAGGCTCAGGAGGGTCCTTACTGGTCCATCATGTTGGAGGTTTCCGAGTCTTCGATGAAGCCTGTCAACCACGAGACTCTCCTGGCTGATTGCATTCAGGGTCTCGTCAACACCGAGATGCTGAAGCCCACCGATGAGATTGTCTCCACCTACCACCGCCGCTTCGACCACGGCtaccccaccccctccctgGAACGTGAGGGTGCTCTCACCCAGATCCTGCCCAGACTCCAAGAGAAGGACATCTGGACCCGTGGTCGCTTCGGTAGCTGGCGCTACGAGGTCGGTAACCAGGACCACTCTTTCATGCTCGGTGTTGAGGCTGTTGACAACATTGTCAACGGCGCTGTCGAGCTGACCCTCAACTACCCTGACTTCGTCAACGGTAGACAGAACACCGAGCGTCGGCTGGTTGACGGCGCCCAGGTTTTCGCCAAGAGCCAGGCGCAGTAA
- a CDS encoding uncharacterized protein (COG:E,G;~EggNog:ENOG410PGHJ;~TransMembrane:1 (o36-57i)): protein MSEGEKARTSGEVSRPEPTLPTVNPAVDKAEPPKPAFHPAVYVGVWITLSSSVILFNKHILDYAQFRFRTLLVTYLDIVPQSN, encoded by the exons ATGTCTGAGGGCGAAAAAGCCAGAACCTCCGGAGAGGTCTCTCGTCCGGAGCCTACCCTGCCCACCGTCAATCCCGCTGTTGATAAGGCAGAGCCCCCGAAGCCTGCCTTCCACCCTGCTGTCTATGTCGG TGTCTGGATCACTTTGAGTTCCAGTGTCATCTTGTTCAACAAGCATATCCTTGATTATGCCCAGTTCC GTTTTCGTACGTTGCTCGTAACTTATCTCGATATCGTCCCGCAGTCCAACTAA